From Pagrus major chromosome 2, Pma_NU_1.0, one genomic window encodes:
- the polr1g gene encoding DNA-directed RNA polymerase I subunit RPA34 gives MPRDVSSSSSEDEADTPAQKSPAKQKESDKKSTRYQCPADFVSFSHKPCSSTLTESLKNNHSELWLIKAPASFNPECFSGIKVPLSGLQTLKVPAAAGRAQTGSGQQIYSILGSTHGTSELCLLTADKQSSDGVVFGPTFSGLLNVCENYGDSSTNQAPQVIPAAPAPSIPPGLKQRFHPFGSKTPTLTYVAKSEMDGAAFGPSSTTLRPLVVKRLAEETWQQEGEEEEGRKKKKKKKEKRIKTEREEELVEVKEEPVTEIQDDMMMELPFQEADVSEERRKKKKKKKDREREEVEEGVEPSVSVKVEQVTVKSEPIDTLYGDVVEGAAKKKKKKKKIKADDD, from the exons ATGCCGAGAGACGTGTCATCTTCGTCAAGCGAAGATGAAGCAGACACTCCTGCTCAGAAATCACCTGCAAAGCAAAAGGAAAGCG ATAAGAAGAGCACCAGGTACCAGTGTCCTGCTGACTTTGTGTCCTTCAGCCACAAACCCTGCAGCAGCACTCTCACAGAGAGTCTGAAGAACAACCACAGCGAGTTATGGCTCATTAAAGCTCCGGCCAGCTTCAACCCAGAATG ttTCAGTGGCATCAAGGTGCCCCTCTCAGGTCTCCAGACCCTGAAGGTTCCTGCAGCTGCAGGCAGAGCCCAGACTGGTAGTGGCCAGCAGATCTACAGCATCCTGGGGTCCACCCACGGTACCTCAGAGCTCTGCCTGCTCACCGCTGACAAGCAGTCGTCAGATGGCGTGGTGTTCGGCCCGACTTTCTCAGGCCTGCTAAACGTGTGTGAGAACTATGGAGACAGCAGCACCAACCAGGCCCCTCAGGTCATCCCCGCTGCTCCAGCTCCCTCCATACCGCCGGGGCTGAAACAGAGATTCCACCCCTTCGGCAGTAAGACTCCCACACTGACCTACGTGGCCAAGAGTGAGATGGACGGAGCTGCCTTCGGGCCATCGTCTACAACTCTCCGTCCTCTGGTGGTCAAACGACTCGCAGAAGAAACATGGCagcaggaaggggaggaggaggaagggaggaaaaagaagaagaaaaagaaagaaaagcgaATAAAGACAGAGCGAGAGGAGGAGTTGGTGGAAGTGAAAGAGGAGCCTGTAACTGAAATACAGGACGACATGATGATGGAGCTCCCCTTCCAGGAGGCCGACGtctctgaggagaggaggaagaagaagaagaaaaagaaggacagagagcgagaggaggtggaggagggcgTGGAGCCCAGTGTGAGCGTGAAGGTGGAGCAGGTGACCGTGAAATCTGAACCAATAGACACTTTGTACGGCGACGTAGTGGAGGGGGccgcaaagaagaagaaaaagaagaagaaaatcaaagCTGATGACGACTag